The following proteins are encoded in a genomic region of Verrucomicrobiota bacterium:
- a CDS encoding tryptophan-rich sensory protein, translating to MLCFSASSLGAFFMPGEWYASIKKPAWNPPGWIFGPVWTALYTMMAVAAWRVWRQGGFTAQRRPLTLFLAQLALNAAWTPLFFGLHWPGVAFAEIVLLWLTIGATLLAFRPVSRVAAWLLVPYLAWVSFAAVLNFTLWRLNS from the coding sequence ATGCTGTGTTTCAGCGCCTCATCCCTCGGCGCGTTCTTTATGCCGGGGGAGTGGTATGCTTCGATCAAAAAGCCAGCATGGAATCCGCCCGGCTGGATTTTTGGCCCGGTGTGGACAGCGCTCTACACGATGATGGCGGTGGCAGCCTGGCGGGTGTGGCGGCAGGGCGGCTTCACCGCCCAACGCCGGCCACTGACGCTGTTCCTCGCACAACTCGCGCTCAACGCCGCCTGGACGCCGCTGTTCTTTGGTCTGCATTGGCCGGGGGTGGCCTTCGCGGAAATCGTGCTTCTCTGGCTGACCATCGGCGCGACGTTGCTCGCGTTCCGTCCGGTGAGCCGTGTTGCTGCGTGGCTGCTCGTGCCCTACCTGGCGTGGGTGAGTTTTGCCGCCGTGCTGAACTTCACGCTGTGGCGATTGAATTCCTGA
- a CDS encoding isoprenylcysteine carboxyl methyltransferase, which produces MFRVDYHQWPLVAAYILILTVFLYGILRPRRRSEWRSAGVAQAFIIALYAEMYGLPLTMYLVAWLTGRTEFAQDHFHGHAWAFLLGWGDTGAIVFDVGGQLLILCGAALALVGWRQIHRGHGFLVTSGLYRFVRHPQYTGFFLFLLGSVLNWPTLPTLLMLPVLLWIYYRLARAEEAEAEAAFGEAYRDYFRRSGMFFPRLRKAGAA; this is translated from the coding sequence ATGTTCCGCGTAGATTATCATCAATGGCCGCTCGTGGCGGCTTACATTCTGATCCTGACCGTCTTTCTCTACGGCATTCTCCGCCCGCGGCGAAGATCCGAATGGCGCTCCGCAGGCGTGGCCCAAGCCTTCATCATCGCACTCTACGCCGAAATGTATGGCCTGCCATTGACGATGTATCTGGTGGCGTGGCTGACCGGGCGCACGGAATTCGCGCAGGATCATTTTCACGGTCACGCCTGGGCTTTTCTGCTGGGCTGGGGCGACACCGGAGCCATCGTGTTCGATGTTGGAGGTCAGTTGCTCATTCTTTGCGGTGCTGCGCTGGCGCTCGTGGGCTGGAGACAGATTCATCGCGGGCATGGCTTCCTGGTGACGAGCGGGCTGTATCGCTTCGTGCGTCATCCGCAATATACCGGCTTCTTTCTCTTCCTGCTGGGCAGCGTATTGAACTGGCCCACCCTGCCCACGCTGCTGATGTTGCCGGTGCTGCTCTGGATCTATTATCGGCTCGCCCGAGCCGAGGAAGCCGAAGCGGAAGCGGCCTTCGGTGAGGCCTATCGAGATTATTTCCGGCGCAGCGGCATGTTTTTTCCGCGCTTGCGAAAAGCCGGCGCCGCTTGA
- a CDS encoding FAD-dependent oxidoreductase produces the protein MSASEQKVLIVGGGLAGLACALRLHEAGARPVLFEGSDGVGGRVRTDALDGFLLDRGFQVFLDAYPEAGGLLDKDKLDLRAFRPGALIYRTSGMLRMMDVFREPRHLLESALAPVGSIADKLRVARLRWRLIRLTIGEIARHEDMTTESYLRRAGFSSSLIDGFFRSFYGGIFLERELQTSSRMFEFTFKMFSQGSATLPSRGMGEIPRQLASRLSPGTIRLGARVTQVQPGSITLESGEQVHGDAVVVATDATTAAGWVPSGGVAEPVWRSVTCLYFAAARSPLRESIIALNGTGCGLVNNVCVPSDLAPDYAPPGRALVSVSVLGTVDSTDLEARVLAELEAWFGGAVREWRHLRTYRIERALPRQAPGTGFTGPGFRQEVGVYLCGDHLWSASIEGAISSGLRTADALLKSS, from the coding sequence ATGAGCGCTTCGGAGCAAAAGGTGCTGATCGTGGGCGGCGGACTGGCGGGTCTGGCTTGTGCCCTCCGCCTGCATGAAGCCGGCGCCCGTCCCGTCCTTTTCGAGGGAAGCGACGGCGTCGGCGGACGGGTGAGAACTGATGCGTTGGACGGATTTTTACTGGACCGCGGGTTCCAGGTGTTTCTCGACGCTTACCCGGAAGCGGGCGGTCTCCTCGACAAGGATAAGCTTGATCTGCGGGCCTTCAGACCGGGTGCGCTGATCTACCGGACTTCCGGCATGCTTCGGATGATGGATGTCTTTCGCGAACCCCGTCACCTCCTTGAATCCGCGCTGGCGCCGGTGGGTTCGATTGCGGACAAACTCCGAGTGGCCAGACTGAGGTGGCGCTTGATTCGGCTCACCATCGGAGAAATCGCCCGGCACGAAGACATGACCACGGAGAGTTATCTCCGGCGCGCCGGATTCTCATCATCCCTGATCGATGGATTCTTCCGTTCTTTTTACGGGGGCATTTTCCTCGAACGAGAACTCCAGACCTCAAGCCGGATGTTTGAATTCACCTTCAAGATGTTCTCGCAGGGAAGCGCCACTCTGCCATCAAGAGGGATGGGAGAAATTCCCCGCCAACTGGCTTCCCGGCTCTCTCCGGGCACGATCCGACTCGGCGCACGGGTCACGCAAGTCCAGCCGGGAAGCATCACCCTTGAGTCCGGCGAGCAAGTCCATGGCGATGCGGTGGTCGTGGCCACGGATGCGACGACCGCGGCGGGATGGGTCCCTAGCGGAGGGGTGGCCGAACCGGTTTGGCGGTCCGTGACCTGCCTGTATTTCGCCGCCGCTCGATCGCCGCTGCGCGAGTCGATCATCGCCCTCAATGGCACCGGCTGCGGCCTAGTGAACAATGTCTGCGTCCCCTCCGATCTCGCGCCGGACTATGCGCCGCCCGGGCGGGCGCTCGTCTCGGTGAGCGTTCTGGGAACGGTGGATTCAACCGACCTGGAAGCGCGGGTTTTGGCCGAGCTTGAGGCGTGGTTCGGCGGCGCGGTTCGCGAATGGCGTCATCTCCGCACCTATCGGATCGAGCGTGCGCTTCCCCGGCAGGCGCCCGGCACCGGATTCACCGGGCCGGGTTTTCGCCAGGAAGTCGGCGTTTACCTCTGCGGCGATCATCTTTGGAGCGCATCCATCGAAGGCGCGATCAGCTCGGGTCTGAGGACTGCGGATGCTCTCTTGAAGTCATCATGA